In Vicia villosa cultivar HV-30 ecotype Madison, WI unplaced genomic scaffold, Vvil1.0 ctg.001176F_1_1, whole genome shotgun sequence, a single genomic region encodes these proteins:
- the LOC131633756 gene encoding disease resistance protein RPM1-like, producing MADSSVSFLLDKLTFLLQEEVNLQRGVREDVQYIKDELERHKAILMMADSMEDRDPELKVWVKRVRDIAEDMEDAIDEFSIRLVDHRQGNNHQQGNKNSFIHRMVFGLKTLGARHRIASDIQGIKSKVEVLAHGRPIISGVGSGSSQRLSSRLDSQGDALLLEEADLVGIEQPKKQVCDLLFKDESNRAVISIYGMGGLGKTTLAKQVYDDPKVKKRFRIHAWVNLSQSFKMEELLKDLFQQLHSVIGKPVPEAVGTMKIEKVKESIKNLLQGSRYLIVLDNVWHVNVWDAVKFALPNKNRGSRVMITTRNKDIALYSCAGFGKNFHLEFLPEQEAWSLFCRKTFQGNSCPPHLEEVCRKILKLCGGLPLAIVAVSGALATRGTSNIEEWQIVCRSFGSEIDGNDKLEDMKKVLSLSFNELPYYLKSCLLYLSMFPGRQAIEHTRLIRLWIAEGFVNGEDGKTLEEVADSYLKELLNRSFLYVVEKTTDGRMKTCRMHDLLREIINFKSKDQNFATVAREEELVWPERVRRLSVINSSHDVLRQNKTRFKLRSLLMFALPDSLNPFSLHDLCSSTGVKLLRVLDLKDAPLEDFPAEIVNLYLLKYLSLKNTKVKSIPGSIKKLQNLETLNLKHTYVTELPVEITELKRLRHLLVYRYEIESYAHFHLRHGFKVVAPIGNMLSLQKLCFIEVDQGSGALMVELGKLTQLRRLGIRKMRKEDGPALCLAIEKMIHLRSLSITAINEDEIIDIHNISKPPQYLQQLYLSGRLEKFPQWINSLKNLFRVFLKWSKLKEDPLQYLQNLPNLRHLEFLQVYVGETLHFNANGFQNLKVLGLDDLEGLNSMTIEEGAMQGLKKLVIQRCGSFKIVPLGIEHLTKLKTIEFFDMPDELITALRPNGGDDYWRVQHVPTVYSTYWRDGGWDVYSLETFGERVTDSDHSTAKRTLEPPTLWKV from the exons ATGGCAGATAGTTCAGTATCATTCTTATTGGACAAGCTAACTTTCTTACTTCAAGAAGAAGTGAATTTACAAAGAGGTGTTCGTGAAGATGTTCAATACATCAAAGACGAACTCGAACGCCACAAAGCCATCTTGATGATGGCTGATTCAATGGAAGACAGGGACCCTGAACTCAAAGTATGGGTTAAAAGGGTAAGAGATATTGCTGAAGACATGGAAGATGCTATAGATGAATTCAGTATTCGCCTTGTTGATCATCGTCAAGGAAACAATCATCAACAAGGAAACAAAAATTCTTTTATTCATAGGATGGTTTTTGGCCTCAAGACCCTTGGAGCTAGGCACAGAATAGCGTCGGACATACAAGGAATCAAATCCAAAGTTGAAGTTCTCGCTCATGGACGTCCAATCATTTCTGGTGTAGGTTCTGGCTCAAGTCAAAGGCTTTCATCAAGGCTTGATAGTCAAG GTGATGCTCTTTTGCTAGAGGAAGCTGATTTAGTTGGAATTGAACAACCAAAGAAGCAAGTATGTGATTTGCTTTTCAAAGATGAATCAAATAGAGCTGTGATTTCAATCTATGGAATGGGAGGTTTAGGGAAAACAACATTAGCAAAACAAGTCTATGATGATCCAAAAGTCAAGAAACGTTTCAGGATTCATGCTTGGGTTAATCTCTCTCAATCTTTCAAGATGGAAGAGTTGCTCAAAGACCTCTTTCAACAGCTTCATAGTGTCATTGGTAAACCAGTTCCAGAAGCCGTTGGAACGATGAAAATCGAAAAGGTGAAAGAGTCGATCAAGAATTTGCTTCAAGGAAGTAGGTATCTGATTGTGCTTGATAATGTGTGGCATGTTAATGTATGGGATGCTGTGAAGTTTGCTTTGCCTAATAAGAACCGCGGAAGTAGAGTGATGATTACCACGCGAAACAAAGATATAGCGTTGTATTCGTGTGCTGGATTTGGTAAGAATTTTCACCTTGAGTTCTTACCCGAGCAAGAAGCTTGGTCACTTTTTTGTAGGAAGACATTTCAAGGTAACTCGTGTCCGCCTCATCTTGAAGAAGTTTGTAGGAAGATCTTGAAATTGTGTGGAGGGTTGCCACTAGCAATTGTGGCAGTCAGCGGTGCTTTGGCTACAAGAGGAACGTCGAACATCGAAGAGTGGCAGATAGTTTGCAGAAGTTTTGGATCTGAAATTGATGGCAATGACAAACTGGAGGATATGAAGAAAGTACTTTCCTTAAGTTTCAATGAGCTGCCTTACTATCTTAAATCATGTTTGTTGTATTTAAGCATGTTTCCTGGACGTCAAGCTATCGAGCATACGAGATTGATTCGGTTGTGGATAGCTGAAGGGTTTGTAAATGGCGAAGATGGTAAGACATTAGAGGAAGTTGCAGATAGTTACCTTAAAGAGCTTTTGAACAGAAGTTTTCTCTATGTGGTAGAAAAAACTACTGATGGAAGGATGAAGACTTGTCGCATGCATGACCTTCTAAGAGAAATTATCAATTTCAAGTCAAAGGATCAAAACTTTGCTACCGTAGCAAGAGAGGAAGAATTGGTATGGCCGGAACGAGTTCGTCGTTTATCGGTCATAAATTCATCACATGATGTACTTAGACAGAATAAGACCAGATTCAAACTTAGGTCTCTGCTAATGTTTGCATTGCCAGACTCACTCAATCCTTTTTCTCTCCATGATCTATGCTCCTCCACTGGTGTTAAGTTGCTCAGGGTGTTAGATTTAAAGGACGCGCCGTTGGAAGATTTTCCTGCTGAAATTGTCAATCTTTACCTTCTCAAGTATCTAAGTTTGAAGAACACAAAGGTGAAAAGCATTCCAGGTTCCATTAAGAAGCTGCAAAACTTGGAGACATTGAATCTTAAACACACTTATGTCACTGAATTGCCTGTTGAAATCACGGAGCTGAAACGACTACGCCATCTCCTCGTGTATCGTTACGAGATTGAATCCTATGCTCATTTCCACTTAAGGCATGGATTCAAAGTGGTGGCACCTATAGGAAACATGCTATCTTTGCAAAAGCTTTGTTTCATAGAGGTAGATCAAGGAAGTGGAGCATTGATGGTTGAGCTAGGAAAACTCACTCAACTTAGGAGGCTAGGCATTCGAAAAATGAGGAAAGAAGACGGTCCCGCTTTGTGTTTAGCCATTGAGAAAATGATCCATCTTAGATCATTGTCCATAACTGCAATAAACGAAGACGAGATAATCGATATTCACAACATCTCAAAGCCTCCTCAGTATCTTCAGCAGCTATACTTGAGCGGTCGTTTAGAGAAGTTTCCACAATGGATAAACTCTCTCAAGAACTTGTTCAGAGTTTTCTTAAAGTGGAGCAAATTAAAGGAGGACCCTCTTCAGTATCTTCAAAACTTGCCAAATCTTCGTCATCTTGAGTTTCTTCAAGTGTACGTTGGCGAGACATTGCATTTCAACGCAAACGGGTTTCAAAATCTAAAAGTTTTAGGCCTCGATGATCTAGAAGGATTAAACTCAATGACAATTGAGGAGGGAGCAATGCAGGGTCTTAAAAAGTTGGTCATTCAACGCTGCGGTTCATTCAAGATTGTACCATTAGGCATTGAACACTTAACTAAGCTAAAAACAATCGAGTTCTTCGATATGCCGGATGAGTTGATTACGGCGCTGCGTCCAAATGGAGGGGATGATTACTGGAGAGTACAGCATGTTCCAACAGTTTATTCTACATACTGGAGGGATGGTGGTTGGGATGTTTATTCATTAGAGACTTTTGGGGAGAGAGTGACTGATTCCGATCATAGTACTGCAAAGAGGACTCTTGAGCCTCCTACTCTTTGGAAGGTTTAG